The Flavobacterium sp. N2270 genome contains the following window.
AGGTTTTTCTATTGTAGAATATGATCATTTTTCCATTTTAAAAGTAAAAAATGCTTATCCCGAAGCAAAAGAGGTTTACACATATGTTTTGCACAAAGAAAACGCTCAACTTCCTGATAGCTTAAATTCGTATCCTAAGATTCAAATTCCTGTAAAAAAAATAATTGTTACCTCAACTACTCATATTCCATCAATTGAAATGCTTCAAAGCGAAAATACAATTGTTGGATTTCCTTCTACGCATTATGTTTCTTCTGAAAAAACAAGAGCTTTAATTGACAATGGAACTATTCGTGAAATTGGTAGTAACCAAAGTTTAAATACCGAATTAATATTGGATTTAAACCCAGATGTAATTGTGGGTTTTAGCGTGGATGGAGACTTAAAAACCTATAAAAATTTAGAAAAAAACGGACAAAAAATCATTTTTAATGCCGATTGGACTGAGAAAACACCACTAGGAAAAGCAGAATGGATTAAGTTTTTTGGTGCTTTATATGATAAAAATGAAGAAGCAAATATTATTTTTTCTGAAATTGAAAAAAGTTATAATGAAGCATTATCACTAGTAAAAAACATCAAAAATCAGCCTACAATTATGGCAGGTTCAATTTATGAAGATCAATGGTATCTACCTCAAGGCGATAGTTGGGCTGCTTTATTTTTAAAAGAAGCTAACGGAAACTATTTATGGAAAGATTCTAATGGAACTGGAAGTTTAGCTTTATCGTTTGAAACTGTTTTAGACAAAGCTAAAGATGCGGATTTTTGGATTAATCCAGGGCAATTTACAAGTTTAGATGAAATTCTTAAAACAAATGCAAACTATAAGTATTTTAAAGCGGTACAAAATAAAAACATATATACTTCTAGCTCAAAAAAAGGAAAAACAGGTGGAGTTATTTTTTATGAATTAGCTCCTAACCGACCTGATTTAGTTTTAAAAGACATTGTCAAAATTTTACATCCAGAAGTTTTACCCGATTATGAATTGTATTTTTTTGAAAAATTAAAATAAACTACTTTTGAAGAATACTTAAGCATGCCACAAACAAAAAAACATACTTTTCTATTCATTCTTCTGATCATTGTATTAGTAGTCCTGTTTTTTACGAACATTAGTTTGGGTTCGGTTTCTATTCCTGTAAAAGAAATTATCAATAGCTTTTTAGGAAATACTATGCAAAAGGATAGTTGGGAAATTATACTTTGGAATTTTAGACTCCCAAAAGCTTTTACTGCAGTTCTCGTTGGAATGGCATTATCTATAAGTGGTTTGTTAATGCAAACTTTATTTAGAAATCCACTTGCCGGTCCATATGTTTTAGGACTGAGTTCAGGAGCAAGTTTAGGTGTTGCATTTGTGATTCTTGGAGCTGGGTTTTTACCCTCATTTTTAGCAAATCTATTCTTATCAAGTTATGGAATTGTTTTAGCTTCAGCATTAGGAAGTGCATTAGTATTAATTGCAGTTTTAACAGTTTCTCAAAAATTGAAAGACACAATGGCTATTCTTATTGTAGGATTAATGTTTGGAAGCTTAACA
Protein-coding sequences here:
- a CDS encoding ABC transporter substrate-binding protein is translated as MHFITRVLFFVFTLSLFIQCKEASKTNKEITSEINLVQHAEGFSIVEYDHFSILKVKNAYPEAKEVYTYVLHKENAQLPDSLNSYPKIQIPVKKIIVTSTTHIPSIEMLQSENTIVGFPSTHYVSSEKTRALIDNGTIREIGSNQSLNTELILDLNPDVIVGFSVDGDLKTYKNLEKNGQKIIFNADWTEKTPLGKAEWIKFFGALYDKNEEANIIFSEIEKSYNEALSLVKNIKNQPTIMAGSIYEDQWYLPQGDSWAALFLKEANGNYLWKDSNGTGSLALSFETVLDKAKDADFWINPGQFTSLDEILKTNANYKYFKAVQNKNIYTSSSKKGKTGGVIFYELAPNRPDLVLKDIVKILHPEVLPDYELYFFEKLK